In Exiguobacterium acetylicum, the genomic stretch TACGTGTTACAGAATATTTCTTAACATATGTAGAAGAGACGTAGACTTTTTTTGAACCATAGAGGATTTTCGTCCAGTTCCCTGTCCGTCCGAGATACTTGTATGTGTCACCTTTTTCAAAGCTCGTGACCGTACCGTATGATGTCGAAGGACCCGTCCGAGCGCGTAAGCCGTCCTCCATGACCTTCACCTTATAGAACGTCGTTGCTGCATCCGCACGCGGGATGGCAAATGATGCAAAACTTGCAACAGCGATGGCTGTCGCCGAGACACCTTTCCAAAAACCATGCATGATTCATTCCTCCTGAATATGTAATCTGTATGACTAAACCGTTATGTAAATTTCATAGATGAGTATAACATTTACGAATTTGTTTAAATGTTACATTCACATTTCGATATTATTTCAATAAATTATATTAAACGTACTTAATTTTATTCTTTTTCCAATAATCCATAAAATTCTTTGACAAGATTGGATGGAATTGGATAAGATGAAATGCCCACTGAAAATCAAAAAAGGTACCTCAGATGAGGCACCTTGAAATGCTTATAAGAAAGCGAGTGGGTTGACACTGCTTGCTGCTGAAGAACCGCTGTAGACATAGTTTCCACGGTGGATTTCGAAGTGTAAGTGTGATCCAGAAGAGTTACCAGTGCTCCCGACAGCTCCAATGTTCGCGCCTTTCGGGATCGATTGACCGACGAAGACAGAACGTTTGCTTAAGTGAGCATAAACCGTTGTGTACGAAATACCGTTCACTTTATGTTCGACCATGACATGGTTACCATAAGCTCCCTGATATGACGACTTGATGACTTTTCCGGCAGCGGCTGCTTTAACTGGTGTTCCAGTAGGTGCACCGAAGTCGATTCCGTTATGGAACGTGTAGCCGTATTTTCCGCTCGCGTTTCCGTAGCCTTGCGTAATTGATCCGCTTGTTGGACGCATGAATCCAGTTGACGAAGAGAATGATGCTTTTTTCGCTGATTTACTAGAAGCGCTATATTTTTTGACGTAACCAGAATAGACGAAGCGTTTTTCGCCTTTATGCATGATCTTCGTCCAGTTTCCTGTCCGACCGAGGTATTTGAATGTTTGACCCGCATTGACGCCGTCGACGATGCGGTGTTTTAACGATGGGCCAGTCCGGACGCGAAGTCCATCTGCCTTGATTTTAACTTTATACGATGAGCCAGAAGCGGCTTCAACCTTACCTGTACCCGTAGCTGCAAAACCTGAAACAACGAGGGCGCTCATTGCTAACGTCGTGATTGTTCGTTTCATGAATGTTCCTCCTAAGTTGAATATCTAGTGTTGTCGTCGGAATGACATCTATAGAAGTGGATGCGTTTAGTGTGTGTTGAAGTGAGTGATGCGGTCATTTGACTAACGAGAGTATAGCATTCAAACATTAGACGGTTGTGTTTCAATTTGATTGCTTAAATATATTCTAATAACAATTGTTGTAATATTGAATACATATTCAATCTCAAAATCCCTTAAAATCAAGATGAATTCGTGTTACAACGAGATGAATTTGATGACAAAATGCAATCGTGGGAAATGATGAGAAAGTATGGGAGTCTAATAAGAAGAGAGTAGGTAATGGAATGGATTTGACGTTTACAGTAAATCAAAAAAAGCTTAACATTCGCGCAGTGGCGCTGTTGATTCAAGATGGACATCTGTTGATTCATCGTCAAGGAGAAGATGATTTTTGGTCATTACCGGGAGGACGTGTCCAGTTCGGTGAAAGTGGTGCCAAAGCGATTGAACGTGAAATATTAGAAGAACTCGGTCAGTCGATCGAGCCACCGGTCTTCCGTTTCCTCCATGAAAATTTCTTTGAGTACGCTGATCACCAGTTTCATGAACTAGGAATGTTTTATGAAGTCGTTTGCCGAGAGCCACTGTCACTTTCGACG encodes the following:
- a CDS encoding peptidoglycan DD-metalloendopeptidase family protein codes for the protein MKRTITTLAMSALVVSGFAATGTGKVEAASGSSYKVKIKADGLRVRTGPSLKHRIVDGVNAGQTFKYLGRTGNWTKIMHKGEKRFVYSGYVKKYSASSKSAKKASFSSSTGFMRPTSGSITQGYGNASGKYGYTFHNGIDFGAPTGTPVKAAAAGKVIKSSYQGAYGNHVMVEHKVNGISYTTVYAHLSKRSVFVGQSIPKGANIGAVGSTGNSSGSHLHFEIHRGNYVYSGSSAASSVNPLAFL
- a CDS encoding NUDIX hydrolase; the encoded protein is MDLTFTVNQKKLNIRAVALLIQDGHLLIHRQGEDDFWSLPGGRVQFGESGAKAIEREILEELGQSIEPPVFRFLHENFFEYADHQFHELGMFYEVVCREPLSLSTEDFYGPEGDGLTYRFVPFDKLDQYTLYPGELSKMLQTNMFPTLLTNDI